The sequence below is a genomic window from Anopheles cruzii chromosome 3, idAnoCruzAS_RS32_06, whole genome shotgun sequence.
GTATTTTTAAGTTAACAGTTTTTtaccttctctctttctctctctctatgtaATATGTTGCATAATCGTCTTCCTTTCCATTATTCCGAGAGCGGGCGTGTAAATGCTTTCCGAAATATTAGCTTCGCCATTCCTTGACAGCTAGAGGTGTGTCTCGGCATCGCCCAAACGCTGCCATAGATGATTAGCAGCGCAGAAAAGAGAACTATTTTTGTACATTTTAAACAAAGTGTCACTTAACCAATGTCCCCGTAGGCGCGAAACTAGCGAggcgcgctgtgtgtgtgtgacgagaGCATAGTACGAAGAGCCCTTAGGCGGATGTCGAGCCGGTACACTAGTACAAGAGAGGGTTAAGGCGCATAAAGTTACGTACCTTTCGGAGAGTTACGTTTAGAAGCAGCGAATATGTTCAAACTAGACTTGATCACAGAGTGCAGTGGTTCTGGCGAAAGGCCGATTAACAAATATGCACTTTGTTACAACGTTTTGTCCACGGTTTACGTTTTAAATGATTAGTTTagcgaataaataaacaccaaacacgatgattctttttccttttcaaaaCCACCGGCCACAATCAGTTAACGGTAATTTAGGTGCTCCCCAGAAAACGAACCGTTTATTAACGGTGCCATGCGCACGCCTCGCTAACATTCAACTATCTCATTATCGGTAGCTGCGGACCGGTGAAGGCTGGTCAAACGCGCATTTTCTGGGGTCTGGGCAAGTACCCGGCCGTGGCGGTGACCGGTTTGGGCGATGCGAGCAAGTGGGACGAGCTGGACGAGATCGATGGTGCCAAGGAGAATGTACGcatcgcggccgccgccggtgttcGGGCACTGGTGGCCAACAAGCTGCCCGAAATCGTACTAGAGGACCTGGAGCACCCGCAGCAGTCGGCGGAAGGGGCTACGCTGGCCAACTACAAGTTCCAGGTGTTCAAGAGCAAGGACAAGCAAACGAGTCTGCCGACCGTTCGGTTCGCTGACGATGCACCGGGAAAGATCGACTGGGAGCGGGGCGTCACGATTgccgaagcgcaaaacttcgCCCGACTGTAAGTGACACATCAACGCGTTGGACGCGCGATTGGAGCGGGATTACTAACctgtgtttggtgtgtttgttgtaGGCTCATGGAAACACCGGCCAACCACATGACGCCGACAATCTTCGCGGACACCGTCAAGCAGCGACTTGGTGCGGCCGGCGTTGAAGTGCTGGTGCACGACGAGGCATGGGCCAAGCAGAAGGGCATGGGATCGTTTTTGTCCGTCACGAACGGTTCCGTCGAACCGGCACGCTTCGTCGAGCTGACGTATCGCGGATCGCAGGCCGAGCAGTGTGTGGCACTCGTCGGCAAGGGCATTACGTTCGATTCGGGCGGTATCAGCCTGAAGCCCTCCGCCAGCATGGATCAGATGCGGGCCGATATGGGCGGAGCGGCCAACGTCGTGGCAACCATGCTGGCCCTGGCTCAACTGAAGGCTCCCGTACACGTGAAAGGGTTCGTGCCGCTGTGCGAAAACATGCCGAGTGGCACGGCCACCAAGCCGGGCGAC
It includes:
- the LOC128275430 gene encoding cytosol aminopeptidase-like; protein product: MLLTIQKVCCGPVKAGQTRIFWGLGKYPAVAVTGLGDASKWDELDEIDGAKENVRIAAAAGVRALVANKLPEIVLEDLEHPQQSAEGATLANYKFQVFKSKDKQTSLPTVRFADDAPGKIDWERGVTIAEAQNFARLLMETPANHMTPTIFADTVKQRLGAAGVEVLVHDEAWAKQKGMGSFLSVTNGSVEPARFVELTYRGSQAEQCVALVGKGITFDSGGISLKPSASMDQMRADMGGAANVVATMLALAQLKAPVHVKGFVPLCENMPSGTATKPGDVVYAMNGKSICVDNTDAEGRLVLADALCYASSFNPKLILDIATLTGAIKVALGDCVSGVFSNNNALWNVIHEAGSQTGDRVWRMPLFKHYTDQMCDHNGYDLNNLGKGKGGGSCTAAAFLREFVPKGTPWLHVDIAGVMGDCSDQSYTGAKGMTGRPMRTLVEFVTKASASA